From Candidatus Palauibacter soopunensis, a single genomic window includes:
- the murC gene encoding UDP-N-acetylmuramate--L-alanine ligase, with the protein MSGVAAGAPRTAGTADLPAPGAHVHLMGIGGAGMRGLALLLDRAGYVVSGCDRAPADALGDLAANEIRVEREHAPAHLSGTDLLVRSSAVPADQPEVVGAEVAGIPVMRRARALGALLNGQAMVGVAGTHGKTTITAMAGHAAAAAGLDPLVLVGGRVDAWNGFTRLGDGPAIVEADEFDRSFLELHPTLAVISSLEPEHLDTYGSWERLRAAFVEFARRTRRAEGLIYCHDDEGARRLAEACGFSDGEHGFGYGFGDGAWCRLEAAGRRGLRLSWPDGTVDLTLRVPGRHNQLNAAAAFLATFRLGGDPRAAARGLSEFRGVARRLEMIAAWPDLTVFDDYAHHPTEVAASLAALREAYPDARLTVVFQPHLFTRTRDFADAFTRALMTADEARVLPIYPAREAPLPGVTSELIIDGAGATAASIDRKGALDLVSPKAGAGEAVLVFMGAGDVTDLAQAAVQRRTGDAVGT; encoded by the coding sequence ATGAGCGGGGTGGCGGCGGGGGCGCCCCGCACGGCGGGGACCGCGGACCTCCCGGCGCCGGGGGCACACGTCCATCTGATGGGGATTGGCGGCGCCGGCATGCGCGGACTCGCCCTTCTCCTCGACCGGGCGGGCTACGTCGTGAGCGGGTGCGACCGCGCCCCGGCGGATGCCCTCGGCGACCTAGCCGCGAACGAGATCCGGGTCGAGCGGGAGCACGCCCCCGCCCACTTGTCGGGGACCGATCTGCTGGTTCGAAGTTCGGCCGTGCCGGCAGACCAGCCGGAGGTCGTCGGGGCGGAGGTCGCCGGCATTCCGGTGATGCGCAGGGCCCGGGCGCTCGGCGCCCTCCTCAACGGGCAGGCGATGGTCGGGGTTGCGGGGACGCACGGGAAGACGACGATCACCGCGATGGCCGGACACGCGGCGGCCGCGGCCGGGCTCGATCCCCTCGTCCTCGTCGGCGGCCGGGTCGACGCGTGGAACGGGTTCACACGGCTGGGAGATGGTCCCGCCATCGTGGAAGCCGACGAGTTCGACCGCTCCTTCCTCGAACTTCATCCCACTCTCGCCGTGATCAGCTCGCTCGAGCCTGAACATCTCGACACCTACGGAAGCTGGGAGCGTCTCCGTGCCGCGTTCGTCGAGTTCGCCCGGCGGACGCGGCGCGCCGAAGGTCTTATCTACTGCCACGATGACGAGGGCGCCCGCCGACTCGCGGAGGCGTGCGGGTTCTCCGACGGGGAGCACGGTTTCGGGTACGGCTTCGGGGACGGAGCCTGGTGCCGGCTCGAAGCGGCGGGCCGGCGCGGGCTGCGCCTTTCCTGGCCGGACGGAACGGTTGATCTCACGCTCCGCGTGCCGGGGCGCCACAACCAGCTCAATGCCGCGGCGGCCTTCCTCGCCACGTTCCGGCTCGGCGGCGATCCGCGGGCGGCGGCGCGCGGGCTCAGCGAGTTCCGCGGCGTGGCGCGCCGACTCGAGATGATCGCGGCGTGGCCCGACCTCACGGTCTTCGACGACTACGCGCACCATCCGACCGAGGTCGCGGCGTCGCTTGCCGCCCTGCGGGAGGCGTATCCCGACGCCCGGCTGACGGTGGTCTTTCAGCCGCATCTGTTCACCCGGACGCGCGACTTTGCGGACGCGTTCACCCGCGCCCTGATGACCGCGGACGAAGCGCGCGTGCTTCCCATCTATCCCGCGCGTGAAGCGCCGCTTCCGGGCGTCACGTCGGAGTTGATCATCGACGGGGCCGGCGCGACCGCGGCGTCGATCGACCGGAAGGGCGCGCTGGACCTCGTTTCGCCGAAGGCCGGCGCCGGAGAAGCGGTGCTCGTCTTCATGGGCGCCGGCGATGTCACCGACCTCGCGCAGGCGGCGGTCCAGCGGCGGACGGGCGATGCGGTGGGAACGTGA
- a CDS encoding UDP-N-acetylglucosamine--N-acetylmuramyl-(pentapeptide) pyrophosphoryl-undecaprenol N-acetylglucosamine transferase has translation MASPRILLAGGGTGGHLYPALNLAAAFGRLAPDVECVFLGGRRGLEARVLPDAGYEFRLLPLQPLYRQRPWRNWRLFASAPTVLAGVRRAFRDFDPRLVVGTGGYVAGPALAGARLHGVPTAIQEQNAAPGLVTRLFAPGVDQIHLGYPEAEDRLRVGGRTRLSALGNPVAPSLDGATDAGSSGGSAAARFDWPAGRNLLVFGGSQGALGLNRAFLRDLEWAARDASAWPDGVSVVWIAGPAHAAELSARTSELPFADRVRVVSYIDDLGRQLDRVTLALCRAGAMSLAELCAAGRPAVLVPLPTSAGGHQLTNARALAAAGAAEVREEEGLEAGELWSLCRDILTDDARLTRMSAAAASRGRPHAALDIAREMLTLMGRRAA, from the coding sequence ATGGCGTCGCCTCGTATCCTGCTCGCGGGAGGCGGCACGGGCGGCCACCTGTACCCCGCCCTGAACCTGGCGGCGGCCTTCGGTCGGCTGGCCCCCGACGTCGAATGCGTGTTCCTGGGCGGACGGCGGGGGTTGGAGGCCCGCGTGCTGCCTGACGCCGGGTACGAGTTCCGGCTCCTGCCGCTCCAACCGCTGTACCGGCAGCGGCCGTGGCGAAACTGGCGTCTGTTCGCGTCGGCTCCGACCGTCCTCGCCGGCGTGCGGCGTGCGTTCCGGGATTTTGATCCGCGGCTCGTCGTGGGCACGGGGGGATACGTGGCGGGGCCCGCGCTTGCGGGAGCCCGCCTGCACGGAGTTCCCACGGCGATTCAGGAGCAGAACGCGGCTCCCGGGCTCGTGACGCGCCTGTTCGCGCCGGGCGTCGATCAGATCCACCTCGGATACCCCGAGGCCGAGGACCGGCTCCGGGTCGGGGGGCGCACGCGCCTGAGCGCGCTGGGGAACCCGGTCGCCCCCTCGCTGGACGGCGCGACGGACGCCGGCAGTTCCGGCGGCTCGGCTGCAGCCCGCTTCGATTGGCCCGCGGGCCGCAACCTCCTCGTCTTCGGCGGAAGCCAGGGCGCGCTCGGCCTCAACCGGGCCTTTCTGCGGGATCTGGAATGGGCGGCGCGGGACGCCTCCGCGTGGCCGGACGGCGTCTCGGTCGTGTGGATCGCCGGACCCGCGCACGCGGCCGAACTCTCCGCGCGCACGTCGGAGCTTCCCTTCGCGGACCGGGTGCGCGTCGTCTCCTACATCGACGACCTGGGCCGACAACTGGACAGGGTGACGCTTGCGCTGTGCCGGGCGGGCGCGATGTCGCTGGCCGAATTGTGCGCCGCGGGCCGACCGGCCGTGCTCGTGCCGCTTCCGACCTCGGCCGGGGGGCACCAGCTGACGAACGCGCGGGCGCTGGCGGCGGCGGGCGCCGCGGAAGTTCGCGAGGAGGAGGGACTCGAGGCCGGCGAGCTGTGGTCGCTGTGTCGCGATATCCTCACCGACGACGCGCGCCTGACCCGGATGTCGGCGGCCGCCGCGAGCCGTGGCCGGCCGCATGCGGCCCTCGACATCGCCCGCGAGATGCTCACGCTCATGGGCCGGCGCGCCGCATGA
- a CDS encoding putative peptidoglycan glycosyltransferase FtsW, translating to MTDHAISRELPRVQEFAGSPAWVRNALIGITLVLVVFGLLSVYSASSFAAQQSGLPGNHVLMGQLARAAVGFVALIVAAFIDYRTYRRFAWPILGAVAALLVVMILPFTTDIAPVRNGSRRWLMLGPATFQPSELAKVAVVFWTAALAVRKQRNFGSFLSGVLPFLLVLSPLLVLIAAEPHLSATLITAALAATVLFAAGMRIRHFLLLALPIGAGVWWLVRSNSYQLTRILAFLNPEADTSGAGYQLQQAQIAIGSGGILGAGYGESTQKLHYLPEAQNDFIYPIIAEEWGFVGAVTMLVLFLAWTHLGFRIAKSAPDLFGRLIAIGLTAIVAIGAFGHIGITMGLLPTTGVSLPFISSGGTGLVIALGVTGILINVASRRRC from the coding sequence GTGACGGATCACGCCATCTCACGGGAACTCCCGCGCGTGCAGGAGTTCGCCGGCTCGCCGGCGTGGGTGCGGAATGCGCTCATCGGGATCACGCTCGTCCTCGTCGTGTTCGGGCTCCTCTCCGTCTATTCCGCGAGCTCCTTCGCGGCGCAGCAGAGCGGACTGCCGGGGAACCACGTCCTCATGGGCCAGCTGGCTCGCGCCGCCGTCGGTTTCGTGGCGCTGATCGTGGCCGCCTTCATCGACTATCGCACCTACCGGCGGTTCGCGTGGCCGATCCTCGGGGCGGTAGCCGCCCTCCTCGTCGTCATGATCCTCCCGTTCACGACGGACATCGCGCCTGTCCGGAACGGATCCCGCCGCTGGCTGATGCTCGGGCCCGCGACCTTCCAGCCCTCGGAACTGGCCAAGGTCGCGGTCGTCTTCTGGACGGCCGCGCTCGCCGTTCGCAAGCAACGGAACTTCGGCAGCTTCCTGAGCGGAGTGCTCCCGTTCCTCCTCGTCCTGAGCCCCCTCCTCGTCCTCATCGCGGCGGAGCCGCACCTCTCGGCGACGCTGATCACGGCTGCGCTGGCCGCGACCGTGCTCTTCGCCGCCGGGATGCGCATCCGGCACTTCCTCCTCCTCGCGCTGCCCATCGGCGCGGGGGTGTGGTGGCTCGTGCGCTCGAACAGCTACCAGCTCACACGGATCCTCGCGTTTCTCAATCCGGAGGCGGACACCTCGGGCGCCGGCTACCAGTTGCAGCAGGCGCAGATTGCGATCGGCTCGGGCGGGATCCTCGGCGCGGGCTACGGCGAAAGCACACAGAAGCTTCACTACCTGCCCGAAGCGCAGAACGACTTCATCTATCCGATTATCGCGGAGGAATGGGGATTCGTGGGCGCGGTCACGATGCTCGTCCTTTTCCTTGCGTGGACGCACCTCGGATTCCGGATCGCGAAGTCCGCCCCGGACCTGTTCGGGCGCCTGATTGCGATCGGGCTTACGGCGATCGTCGCCATCGGAGCGTTCGGACACATCGGGATCACGATGGGGCTGCTGCCCACGACGGGGGTGAGCCTCCCCTTCATCAGTTCCGGCGGCACGGGGCTCGTCATCGCGCTCGGCGTCACGGGCATCCTGATCAACGTGGCTTCACGGCGGAGATGCTGA
- the murD gene encoding UDP-N-acetylmuramoyl-L-alanine--D-glutamate ligase — MADDRRPPLFGPGEPVAVLGLGVSGTAAARLLHALGADVYASDAFEGPRQREAVEALTAEGIDAEVGQHDVERILNADLVVTSPGISPTAEIRRTVADAGVPTVAEIEVAYRHLRSRVIGITGTNGKTTTTALCGHLLQQAGVDALTAGNIGRPLSEIPLMKQQPDWLVVELSSFQLADLQAFRPEIGLLVNLAADHLDWYSSIERYYEDKARLFANADEDSRWVLNGDDDDVLAMAEPAAGRRYIASIEPHEEPGAWLDEAGRLVQRLEAGGAPQPWIAAGELQLVGVHNVMNALMAGLGAALAGCEAAAIGAGLASFQGLPHRLQRVGEFEDVLWINDSKGTNVSATRVALNAFDRPLVALLGGRHKGESYRSLAPALRENARALIAFGEAAPQIVRELGDVAPIEVAGGVPQLVRRARAAAHPGDVVLFSPACSSYDMFPDYRKRGRTFERCVRESYEGPDSERAT, encoded by the coding sequence ATGGCGGACGACCGTCGCCCTCCGCTCTTCGGGCCCGGCGAGCCCGTGGCCGTTCTCGGACTCGGAGTGTCGGGAACCGCCGCGGCGCGCCTCCTGCACGCGCTCGGAGCGGACGTATATGCGAGCGACGCCTTCGAGGGTCCCCGGCAGCGCGAGGCCGTGGAAGCCCTCACCGCGGAGGGCATCGACGCGGAAGTGGGACAGCACGACGTGGAGAGAATCCTCAACGCCGACCTCGTCGTCACCAGTCCGGGAATATCGCCGACCGCCGAAATCCGGCGGACGGTGGCGGACGCGGGGGTGCCCACCGTGGCCGAAATCGAGGTCGCCTACCGCCACCTCCGCTCAAGGGTCATCGGCATCACGGGCACGAACGGCAAGACGACGACGACCGCGCTCTGCGGGCACCTGCTGCAGCAGGCCGGCGTGGACGCGCTCACCGCGGGGAACATCGGCCGTCCCCTCTCCGAGATTCCGTTGATGAAACAGCAGCCGGACTGGCTCGTGGTCGAGCTGAGTTCCTTCCAGCTCGCCGATCTCCAGGCGTTCAGGCCCGAGATCGGCCTGCTCGTGAACCTCGCCGCGGACCACCTCGACTGGTATTCGAGCATCGAGCGCTACTACGAGGACAAGGCGCGCCTGTTCGCGAACGCCGACGAGGACAGCCGCTGGGTCCTGAACGGGGATGACGACGATGTGCTCGCCATGGCGGAACCGGCCGCCGGGCGCCGCTACATCGCCTCGATCGAGCCGCACGAGGAACCCGGAGCGTGGCTGGACGAAGCCGGGAGACTGGTCCAGCGTCTCGAGGCAGGGGGGGCGCCGCAGCCGTGGATCGCGGCCGGCGAACTGCAACTCGTCGGCGTCCACAATGTCATGAACGCGCTCATGGCGGGTCTTGGAGCGGCGCTCGCCGGTTGCGAGGCCGCGGCGATCGGAGCCGGACTCGCTTCCTTCCAGGGACTTCCCCATCGCCTCCAGAGGGTGGGCGAGTTCGAGGACGTCCTGTGGATCAACGATTCCAAGGGAACGAACGTCTCCGCGACCCGCGTCGCGCTCAACGCGTTCGACCGGCCCCTCGTGGCGCTCCTCGGAGGCCGGCACAAGGGCGAGTCGTACCGGTCGCTCGCGCCCGCGCTGCGCGAGAACGCACGGGCCCTGATCGCGTTCGGAGAAGCCGCGCCGCAGATCGTCCGGGAACTGGGCGACGTGGCGCCGATCGAGGTCGCCGGCGGAGTCCCGCAGCTCGTGCGCCGTGCTCGCGCAGCCGCCCATCCCGGCGATGTCGTCCTCTTCTCTCCGGCCTGCTCGAGCTACGACATGTTCCCGGACTACCGGAAGCGGGGCCGGACATTCGAACGGTGCGTCCGCGAATCGTACGAAGGCCCGGACTCGGAGCGGGCGACGTGA
- the mraY gene encoding phospho-N-acetylmuramoyl-pentapeptide-transferase: protein MLYHFLFPLADQHILFNVFQYISFRAAGAMVTALLTAFIIGPGVIRRLRKHGIGQVVRAEGPAAHLAKAGTPTMGGIIILAACLLPTLLWARLDNTYVWVALVVTAWMGAIGFMDDYLKIVRRHSRGLIARYKFIWQFVLGLVLGGFLLWQPLSSYGATQTMLPFFKDLTVVLTPAIFPLFVAIVVAGSANTVNLTDGLDGLATGLAAIAALTFGAFAYAIGRVDTSAYLGVLYLNGAGELSVFCAALAGAAIGFLWFNAHPAQVFMGDTGSLALGGAIGAVAVLLKSEFLLVIVGGVFVLEGLSVIFQTGWFKFSRRRWGEGRRLLRMAPLHHHFEKLGWPETQVVTRFYIVGVICALVGLATLKIR from the coding sequence ATGCTCTACCACTTCCTCTTCCCGCTCGCGGACCAGCACATCCTGTTCAACGTGTTCCAGTACATCTCGTTCCGCGCGGCCGGCGCCATGGTGACCGCCCTTCTCACCGCGTTCATCATCGGACCGGGAGTGATTCGCAGACTCCGGAAGCACGGGATCGGACAGGTCGTGCGGGCCGAGGGGCCGGCCGCGCACCTCGCGAAGGCGGGTACCCCGACCATGGGCGGCATCATCATCCTCGCCGCCTGTCTCCTGCCCACGCTTCTCTGGGCACGCCTGGACAACACCTACGTGTGGGTCGCCCTCGTCGTCACCGCCTGGATGGGCGCGATCGGCTTCATGGACGACTACCTGAAGATCGTGCGCCGCCATTCGCGGGGCCTGATCGCGCGGTACAAGTTCATCTGGCAGTTCGTGCTGGGCCTGGTGCTCGGCGGGTTCCTTCTCTGGCAGCCCCTGTCCTCCTACGGGGCGACGCAGACGATGCTCCCGTTCTTCAAGGATCTGACCGTCGTCCTCACCCCGGCGATCTTCCCGCTGTTCGTCGCCATCGTCGTGGCGGGAAGCGCGAACACGGTGAACCTGACGGATGGCCTCGACGGGCTGGCCACGGGACTCGCCGCGATTGCCGCCCTCACGTTCGGCGCCTTCGCCTACGCGATCGGCCGGGTGGACACGTCGGCCTATCTCGGCGTCCTGTACCTGAACGGGGCCGGGGAGCTGTCGGTGTTCTGCGCCGCGCTGGCGGGGGCGGCGATCGGCTTCCTCTGGTTCAACGCTCATCCGGCGCAGGTCTTCATGGGCGACACGGGTTCCCTCGCGCTCGGAGGCGCGATCGGCGCCGTCGCCGTGCTCCTGAAGTCCGAATTCCTCCTCGTCATCGTCGGGGGCGTGTTCGTCCTCGAAGGGCTGTCCGTGATCTTCCAGACCGGATGGTTCAAGTTCAGCCGCCGTCGGTGGGGGGAGGGCCGCCGGCTCCTGCGCATGGCCCCGCTGCATCACCACTTCGAGAAACTCGGCTGGCCCGAGACGCAGGTCGTCACGCGGTTCTATATCGTCGGCGTCATCTGCGCGCTCGTCGGCCTCGCGACGCTCAAGATCCGCTGA
- the murF gene encoding UDP-N-acetylmuramoyl-tripeptide--D-alanyl-D-alanine ligase: MTAATQAPPLRSGWIRAALRLDAGGAASPRDAGERAYTGVSCDSRTLKPGELFVALTGARHDAADFLPQAASRGAPGAIVRAGREDPALGLEYFAVADPLRALGDLAARARRESGAAVVAITGSSGKTTVKEMIACALSESRRVYRTEGNYNSQVGLPLTILRAPPDADAWVLEVGASEPGEIARLAEIAWPDHVVITTVGAAHLECFGDVDGVLREKMGLAHGASGRGVLVVGEEPAILADAARAHRPDAIVAGFGPEADFAPEAYTVEADRIEFRRGGARVALGVGGEHHLRDALIAAALAESLEVPCDAVARGLSRYEPLGLRGALRRIGRLTVLADCYNANPDSFRAAIAQTRDLLPGRRRAVFAGSMLELGPQETRAHREIGDEMRAAGFDVIAATGLFCDAPFDGVHGSALIRAEDPEAAVRPFADALEGDEVVLVKGSRGVRLERVIDELEARFGGGA; encoded by the coding sequence GTGACGGCGGCCACGCAGGCTCCGCCGTTGCGCTCGGGCTGGATTCGGGCGGCGCTCCGCCTGGACGCCGGCGGCGCCGCGAGCCCCCGCGACGCCGGAGAGCGGGCGTACACCGGCGTATCCTGCGATTCGAGGACGCTGAAGCCCGGCGAGTTGTTCGTCGCGCTCACGGGGGCACGGCACGATGCGGCCGACTTCCTGCCCCAGGCGGCGTCCCGGGGCGCGCCGGGCGCGATCGTTCGTGCCGGACGGGAAGATCCCGCGCTGGGGCTGGAGTACTTTGCCGTCGCCGACCCTCTGAGGGCGCTCGGCGATCTCGCCGCACGCGCCCGTCGCGAATCCGGCGCCGCCGTCGTGGCGATCACGGGCAGTTCGGGCAAGACGACCGTGAAGGAGATGATCGCCTGCGCCCTCTCCGAATCCCGCCGCGTGTACCGCACGGAAGGGAACTACAACAGCCAGGTGGGGCTCCCGCTCACGATCCTGCGCGCCCCTCCCGACGCGGACGCCTGGGTTCTGGAAGTGGGGGCGAGCGAGCCCGGTGAGATCGCCCGACTGGCGGAGATCGCCTGGCCCGACCACGTCGTCATCACGACCGTCGGCGCCGCGCACCTCGAGTGTTTCGGGGATGTGGACGGCGTGCTGCGGGAAAAGATGGGGCTGGCGCACGGCGCCTCGGGCCGCGGCGTGCTCGTCGTGGGAGAGGAACCCGCCATCCTCGCGGACGCCGCCCGGGCCCACCGGCCCGACGCGATCGTGGCCGGCTTCGGACCGGAGGCCGACTTCGCACCCGAGGCGTACACGGTCGAAGCGGACCGGATCGAGTTCCGCCGCGGCGGCGCTCGCGTCGCGCTCGGCGTGGGCGGCGAGCATCACCTGCGGGACGCGCTGATCGCGGCGGCGCTGGCGGAGTCGCTGGAGGTGCCGTGCGACGCGGTCGCCCGAGGGCTGTCGCGCTACGAACCACTCGGCCTGCGCGGTGCGTTGCGCCGCATCGGGCGCCTGACGGTGCTGGCCGACTGCTACAACGCCAACCCGGATTCGTTTCGCGCGGCGATCGCCCAGACTCGCGATCTGCTCCCGGGCCGCCGCCGCGCCGTGTTCGCGGGCTCGATGCTCGAACTCGGCCCCCAGGAGACCAGGGCGCACCGCGAGATCGGCGACGAGATGCGGGCCGCGGGGTTCGACGTCATCGCGGCCACAGGCCTCTTCTGCGACGCGCCATTCGACGGCGTGCACGGTTCTGCCCTGATCCGGGCGGAGGATCCCGAAGCGGCCGTGCGACCGTTCGCGGACGCGCTGGAAGGAGATGAGGTCGTGCTCGTGAAGGGTTCGCGCGGCGTCCGGCTCGAGCGGGTCATCGACGAACTGGAAGCCCGTTTCGGAGGGGGCGCCTGA
- a CDS encoding UDP-N-acetylmuramoyl-L-alanyl-D-glutamate--2,6-diaminopimelate ligase: protein MRSDSRLVGAGDLFCAIPGTRVDGHAFLDAVKRAGAGAAVVERVARIDLPQLAVRDARAAVSHLAALFAGDPGEALRLVGITGTNGKSTTAWLTRWILDDMGPAAALGTLGTVSTDGEVGDPGLTTPDPIDLALELAALRASGAEAAVLEVSSHALDQRRADGFSFDAVGFTSFSREHLEYHPDIEAYREAKLRLLELLVPGGVCAVNDDEPAWKEIAPANATTLRYGFESTADLWPDELDLYAGGARFTLRAPGEAAAVSLPLPADFNVRNALAAAAVAWGFGMPLERIAARLSAAPSVPGRMEVLSREPVFVVRDFAHNPDSCERALSSLRAIVPGRVIALLGCGGDRDPGKRPQMGSILARLADVAIVTSDNPRSEDPSEICRQMVVGLPPDSYEIVVDRREAIARGLAEAGPADAVALLGKGHETVQVIGEERLPFDERRIVEDLLPVRPGTSGLPGETA from the coding sequence TTGCGTTCGGACTCCCGCCTGGTCGGCGCCGGCGACCTCTTCTGCGCGATTCCGGGGACGCGTGTCGATGGCCACGCCTTCCTGGACGCGGTCAAGCGTGCGGGGGCCGGCGCCGCCGTAGTCGAGCGCGTCGCGCGTATCGACCTCCCGCAACTGGCCGTCCGCGACGCTCGGGCGGCCGTATCTCATCTCGCCGCGCTCTTCGCCGGCGACCCCGGCGAGGCGCTCCGCCTCGTCGGCATCACGGGAACCAACGGAAAGTCGACGACCGCCTGGCTCACGCGCTGGATCCTGGACGACATGGGACCTGCCGCGGCATTGGGCACCCTGGGCACCGTATCCACCGACGGTGAAGTCGGGGACCCGGGGCTGACGACCCCCGATCCGATCGACCTGGCCCTCGAACTCGCCGCGTTGCGGGCGAGTGGCGCCGAGGCGGCGGTCCTCGAGGTTTCGTCGCACGCGCTCGACCAGCGCCGCGCGGATGGCTTCTCCTTCGATGCCGTGGGCTTCACGAGCTTCAGCCGCGAACACCTCGAATATCATCCGGATATCGAGGCGTATCGGGAGGCCAAGCTGCGCCTGCTCGAGCTGCTGGTGCCGGGTGGCGTCTGCGCGGTGAACGACGATGAGCCCGCGTGGAAGGAGATCGCGCCGGCGAACGCCACGACGCTCCGCTACGGCTTCGAGTCGACCGCCGATCTGTGGCCGGATGAACTCGACCTCTACGCGGGGGGCGCGCGCTTCACGTTGCGGGCGCCCGGCGAGGCAGCCGCCGTGTCGCTGCCGCTTCCCGCCGATTTCAACGTGCGGAACGCCCTCGCGGCCGCCGCCGTCGCGTGGGGCTTCGGCATGCCGCTCGAACGGATCGCTGCCCGGCTCTCCGCGGCGCCGTCCGTGCCGGGGCGCATGGAAGTGTTGTCGCGAGAGCCGGTCTTCGTCGTCCGCGATTTCGCGCACAACCCGGATTCGTGCGAGCGGGCGCTCTCCTCGTTGCGGGCGATCGTGCCGGGTCGGGTCATCGCTCTCCTCGGCTGTGGCGGCGACCGGGACCCCGGCAAGCGGCCGCAGATGGGGAGCATCCTCGCCCGCCTGGCGGATGTCGCGATCGTCACGAGCGACAATCCCCGGTCGGAGGACCCGTCGGAGATCTGCCGTCAGATGGTCGTCGGGCTCCCGCCGGACAGCTACGAGATCGTCGTCGACCGACGGGAGGCGATTGCGCGGGGACTCGCCGAGGCCGGCCCGGCCGATGCGGTCGCGCTCCTCGGCAAGGGACACGAGACGGTCCAGGTCATCGGCGAAGAGCGACTGCCCTTCGACGAGCGTCGGATCGTGGAGGATCTCCTCCCGGTACGTCCCGGCACATCCGGGCTACCCGGAGAAACGGCGTGA